Sequence from the Natronomonas marina genome:
TCCCGGAGTACTGCAGCAGCGCCGCGTCCAGGGCGTGCTCGAACCCGATGAGCGACTCGGCGTCGGCCAGTTCGTCCAGCGCCGTCGAGAGGTCGTCCCCGTAGGGACTCTCCCGGATGCGCTCGACCAGTTCGTCGACGTTCGTCGCGAGCTGTCGGAGCTCGTCGGGGCCGAACAGCTGCCCGCCCTCGATGAAGTACTCGGCGGGGTCGATGTCGGCGCCGCTTCGGGCCAGCCGGAGCGCGTTCCGGACGTTCCGGAAGTCGATTTCGGCCTCGAGGAACTCGCGGTACAGCGCCCGCGGCGAGTCCGGCTCGGGGATTCCGGTGTCGTCCAGCAGGTGCGCGTAGAAGGCGCGGTCGACGGCGTTCTCCAGCGGGACGAGGACGCCCTCGCTCTCGAAGTCGGGCATGGCCTCGGCGAGGGGGTCGCCGAAGATGGTGTTCGAGAGGCTCTCGACGACCTCTTCGATGCGAGTCGACTCCACCAGCCGGTCGAGGAAGTCGTCGGAGAACTCGCCCGTCCGGATGAGGTCGTCCTCGACATCCGCGGAGTCGGCGTCGGTGTAGACGCCCCGAATGACCGTCTTGACGTTCCAGGCGTCGAACTTCCGGAGGTAGTTGGCGATGTAGCCGTACAGCGGCCCCTCCGCCCACGACAACAGGTCGTCGAAGTGCTTGGCGAGGTTCCGGTTCAGGGCGTACTCGACGAGGTCGACGCCCGAGTGCCGCGCACCCAGGGCGTTCATCTCCGTCTCGTACTCCGTCTCCTCCATGAACCGGGCGATCTCGCTGGGGCCCATTCGGACCAGCTTCCGGTAGTCGTCGGCGTCGAAGAGCTTCGCCTTCCGCGAGCGGACTCGCGCCGTGACGTATTCGTAGTTCGAACTCCCTTCGGTTCTGACGCTCATTCTTCGAAGAGACGCGCGCTGATCTCGCGCAGGTTCTCCTCCCAGACGTCGTCGAGGACGGAGTCGAACGTGTTGTTCACCCGGACCCGCGACTCGTCGGACTCGACGACGACGCCGCCGAGACAGTCGACGGGGTCGCCGACGGAGAAGCCCCCGAAGTCGTCGACCACGGTTTCGAGCAACTCGGCGTCGTCGGCGCGGCCGTGGACGCGGACCGTCTCCTGGTCGTCGAACTCCTCGGCTGCGGCCTCGAGCAACGCCCGGGTCAGCTGTTCGCGCTCGTCGCCGTCGATGTCGGCGATGCGAGCTTCCACGTCGTCGCGGACATCCTCGAGCACCTCGCGGCGTGCCTCGAGGCGCTCCTGTTTGGCCTCGAGCTTCGCACTGGAGAGCTTCTGCTCGCGCTCCTGGGAGATCTCCCGTTCGACCTCGCGTTCGGCCTCCTCGTGAATCTCCTCGGCGTCGCGCTCGGCGTCCTCGATGATCTCCTCGGCGCGGCGCTCGCCGTCCGTGCGAATCTCCTCCGCACGCGCGCGGGCTTCGTCTCGGATGTCCTCTACGACCGTATCAAGGCTCATAGTGGTGAAAGAACGGCGGGGGTTACCCGACCAGGAAGATGGTGACGAACGCGATGATGATCAGCGTCTCGGGCAGCGCCGTGAAGATGAGACCGGGGACGAACATGTCGTCGTCCTCGGCGACGGCGCCGACCGCGGCCGACCCGATGCCGCGCTGGGCGTAGCCGGTACCGAGAGCGCCGAGGCCGACCGCGATGGCCGCCGCCCCGTTCTCCGACAGTGCCGGTCCACCGTTCTGCAGTACCACGTTGGCGAGTTCGGTTGCTTCGAGCATAGTTTGTAGGTCCCGATTACTGCGTTTCGGACAGTTCGATTTGCTCCCTTCGGAGCTATAAAGCTTCCCAAATACGACTACCGAGACCCTCGATTACGGGGGATACGGAGCGACCGCTGTCCGCCCGAGAACCCGCGACCTGTCCGATTTCGATGATAGTTGGTGAGCCTATTCCTCGGCCGTGAACGTCCGGTCGTAGCCGAACGGCGAGTAGTCCTCGCCGCCGTCCTCGTAGAACTTCGAGAAGAACTCGAAGTACTCCAGTCGGACGCTCTGGATGCCCGCCGAGGTGATGCCGAGCAACAGTACCACGAGGTGACCGACGAGCAGCACGAGCACGCCACCCAGGAGCGCGCCGGCACCGCCGTGGAGCAGCCCGGGGAACATCACGGCCTCGGCGCCGTACTCGGTCCGGGCGTACTCCGGCCCGTGGGTGAGCAGGAAGTGGAACTCGCCGTCGTGCTCGTAGGCGCCGAAGAACAGGAGGTTGACCGCGAAGGCCATCCCCGCCTTGGCGAGCAGCACCGCGGCGATGCGGAGGTACGAGAGGACGTGAGCGAGCACCTGGTGGGCCTCGACGAGTTCGTGCGTCGGGCCGATGGCGAGAAGCACCAGCCCCAGGACGGCCAGCCCGATGCCGACGAACCCGACGACCGGTGGGAAGCCGGCGAAGCCGAGTTCGAAGGCCGCTCCCTCGCCGCTGTTGAAGACCGTGAACAGCAGGTCCGGCTTGGGGCCGCCGCTTCCGTACGGCTCGGGGGCGCCGACGGTGCTGAAGATGAACAGCCACAGGCCGTTCAGCGTCAGCAGCCAGGCGCCGACCTCCTCGATAGCGGCCCGGAGCCCGTGGAACGTGTACTCCTCGATGAACTCGAAGGTCCACGCGAGGTTCAGGTGGAAGACGCCGAACAGGGCGGTGAGGACGAACCAGGCCTCGGCGTAGAACGACTTCGCCGGCTGGAGGCCCTTCTTGATGAAGGGCGCCGTGTACACCGAACTGATGGCGGGGAGCGTGTCGAGGTGGAGACCGAACACCTCACCGTAGAGGATGCCGAAGACGAACGTCGAGATGCCGGCCGCTGCGGCGACCTTCCCGAAGTTCTG
This genomic interval carries:
- a CDS encoding V-type ATP synthase subunit C is translated as MSVRTEGSSNYEYVTARVRSRKAKLFDADDYRKLVRMGPSEIARFMEETEYETEMNALGARHSGVDLVEYALNRNLAKHFDDLLSWAEGPLYGYIANYLRKFDAWNVKTVIRGVYTDADSADVEDDLIRTGEFSDDFLDRLVESTRIEEVVESLSNTIFGDPLAEAMPDFESEGVLVPLENAVDRAFYAHLLDDTGIPEPDSPRALYREFLEAEIDFRNVRNALRLARSGADIDPAEYFIEGGQLFGPDELRQLATNVDELVERIRESPYGDDLSTALDELADAESLIGFEHALDAALLQYSGKLSNRYPLSICPVLSYVLAKEREVENVRAVARGREAGLSVEEIEEELVIE
- a CDS encoding V-type ATP synthase subunit E; protein product: MSLDTVVEDIRDEARARAEEIRTDGERRAEEIIEDAERDAEEIHEEAEREVEREISQEREQKLSSAKLEAKQERLEARREVLEDVRDDVEARIADIDGDEREQLTRALLEAAAEEFDDQETVRVHGRADDAELLETVVDDFGGFSVGDPVDCLGGVVVESDESRVRVNNTFDSVLDDVWEENLREISARLFEE